One genomic region from Jilunia laotingensis encodes:
- a CDS encoding DUF5989 family protein, which yields MIDFIKEFGEFLLHRKKYWMIPLIIILLLLSLLIVLSQGTALAPFIYSIF from the coding sequence ATGATAGACTTTATAAAAGAATTTGGAGAATTCCTTCTCCACCGAAAAAAATACTGGATGATCCCGCTCATCATCATCCTGCTGTTGCTTTCATTGCTCATCGTCTTATCGCAAGGCACGGCTCTCGCACCGTTCATTTATTCAATATTCTGA
- a CDS encoding SxtJ family membrane protein: protein MIDKKRNIEFGIVLSLAILVIAYICKQNWTQWTIVTLVLTLLVPKTFTPFAWLWMKFGEALSQITTSILLAIVFFGIVTPIGKLRALLKKDSLRLRDFKKCKESVFIQPDKIYSSADLEKQF from the coding sequence ATGATTGACAAAAAAAGGAACATAGAATTCGGCATTGTCCTATCCCTGGCTATTCTGGTGATTGCATACATTTGCAAACAGAATTGGACACAATGGACCATAGTTACGTTAGTACTTACATTACTGGTACCAAAGACATTTACTCCTTTCGCATGGCTGTGGATGAAATTCGGAGAAGCGTTGAGCCAAATCACCACTTCCATCCTTCTGGCAATCGTCTTTTTCGGAATAGTTACCCCCATCGGCAAACTCCGGGCATTACTAAAAAAAGACTCGCTCCGCCTACGGGATTTCAAAAAGTGCAAGGAAAGTGTTTTTATTCAACCGGATAAGATATATAGTTCTGCCGATCTGGAGAAACAGTTTTAA
- a CDS encoding glycoside hydrolase family 127 protein: MKKNGLMLPVLLMGLVSCSSTDQKSTDTGIHFMEVNQVKIEDSFWKPKFEQWRTTTANDVFNKFEGKHVQNQDPNNIYDTFENFDRVAKGERNIGKHAGFPWFDGLVYETIRGISDLMAQTPDPAMEKRIDNYIDRIAAAQASEENGFINTYTQMMEDNHRWGENGGMLRWQHDVYNAGMLVEAGVHYYKATGKTKLLEVATRLANLMSTYMGPEPKHNVVPAHSGSEEPLIKLYQLYKENPELKNKVNVPVNEKAYFELAEFWINNRGHHCGFPLWGTWGNEAAEQWIKDNKYSDPKYGNHSRPSFGNYAQDSIPMVEQQTIEGHAVRATLFMTGATTAALENKNPEYIASVKRLWDNMVGKRLFITGGVGAVHFDEKFGPDYFLPTDAYLETCAAVGAGFYSQRLNELTGDGKYMDEFERSLYNNILTGISLSGDHYTYQNPLNADKHARWEWHECPCCPPMFLKLVSAVPGYIYSHEGNDIFVNLFIGSNTKIDLGNNSVQLKQETRYPWDGTVVLTVDPAKEGDFTLKVRIPGWAQSIENPYGLYKSNVTEPVELKVNGEPVQMNIVNGYAGISRKWAKGDKVELSLPMQPRLITANEAVNDLKGLATLASGPLVYCLEGADNNGLTDLKLDAQAPMSLQYQSDLLNGINVIAGKAVNKDNKEVSFTAIPYYAVGNRTTGDSYKVWIPLKN; encoded by the coding sequence ATGAAAAAGAATGGATTAATGTTACCCGTATTATTAATGGGACTAGTCTCTTGTTCGTCAACAGATCAAAAGTCTACAGATACAGGTATCCACTTTATGGAAGTGAACCAAGTAAAAATTGAAGATTCTTTTTGGAAACCTAAATTCGAACAGTGGAGAACCACAACAGCCAACGATGTATTTAATAAGTTTGAAGGCAAACATGTACAGAATCAAGATCCAAACAACATTTATGACACGTTTGAAAACTTCGACCGGGTTGCAAAAGGCGAACGTAATATTGGCAAACATGCCGGTTTCCCTTGGTTTGACGGATTGGTATACGAAACAATCAGAGGTATATCCGATTTGATGGCACAAACACCCGACCCTGCCATGGAAAAACGAATAGACAACTATATCGACCGAATTGCAGCCGCGCAAGCTTCAGAAGAAAATGGTTTCATCAACACATACACACAAATGATGGAAGACAATCATCGTTGGGGTGAAAACGGAGGTATGCTTCGTTGGCAACATGATGTATACAATGCTGGTATGTTGGTTGAAGCAGGCGTACATTATTATAAAGCTACCGGAAAGACAAAACTATTGGAAGTTGCCACCCGTTTGGCTAACTTAATGAGTACATACATGGGTCCTGAACCTAAACATAATGTAGTACCCGCCCATTCAGGCTCAGAAGAACCGTTGATTAAATTGTACCAGCTTTATAAAGAGAATCCTGAATTAAAGAACAAAGTAAATGTTCCGGTGAATGAGAAAGCTTATTTTGAACTTGCCGAGTTTTGGATTAATAACAGAGGCCATCATTGCGGATTCCCATTATGGGGGACATGGGGCAACGAAGCTGCCGAACAATGGATAAAAGACAACAAATATAGTGATCCCAAATACGGTAATCATTCAAGGCCTTCTTTCGGTAATTATGCACAAGACTCAATTCCAATGGTTGAACAGCAAACGATCGAAGGGCATGCCGTACGCGCTACTTTATTCATGACAGGTGCTACAACTGCTGCATTGGAAAACAAGAATCCCGAATACATCGCATCCGTAAAACGTCTTTGGGATAATATGGTCGGCAAACGTCTGTTCATCACAGGAGGAGTAGGAGCTGTTCATTTTGATGAGAAATTCGGACCGGATTACTTCTTACCAACAGACGCTTATCTCGAAACTTGTGCTGCCGTTGGTGCCGGTTTCTATAGTCAAAGATTAAATGAACTTACAGGAGACGGAAAATACATGGACGAATTCGAGCGTTCTCTGTATAATAACATTCTGACAGGTATCTCATTATCAGGTGATCATTATACTTACCAAAATCCGCTAAATGCCGATAAACACGCAAGATGGGAATGGCACGAATGCCCTTGCTGCCCTCCGATGTTCTTAAAACTGGTATCGGCTGTACCGGGCTATATCTATTCACATGAAGGCAATGATATTTTTGTAAATCTGTTTATCGGCAGCAATACAAAGATCGATTTAGGAAACAATTCTGTTCAACTGAAGCAAGAAACCCGTTATCCATGGGATGGAACTGTTGTTCTTACTGTTGATCCGGCAAAAGAAGGAGATTTTACACTAAAAGTCCGTATTCCGGGTTGGGCACAATCCATAGAGAATCCTTATGGATTGTACAAATCAAATGTTACGGAACCTGTTGAGTTAAAAGTAAACGGGGAGCCTGTACAAATGAATATTGTAAACGGTTATGCCGGCATTTCCAGAAAATGGGCGAAAGGCGACAAAGTGGAATTGTCTTTGCCGATGCAACCGCGTCTGATTACGGCCAATGAAGCCGTTAATGATTTAAAGGGCTTGGCCACATTAGCTTCCGGTCCACTGGTATACTGCCTGGAAGGTGCAGACAATAATGGCTTGACCGATCTGAAACTGGATGCCCAGGCTCCGATGTCCTTGCAATACCAAAGCGATCTGTTGAACGGAATAAACGTGATTGCAGGAAAGGCCGTGAACAAAGACAACAAAGAAGTTTCCTTTACAGCAATTCCATACTATGCAGTAGGCAACCGTACAACAGGTGATTCTTATAAAGTTTGGATTCCGCTGAAGAACTAG
- a CDS encoding radical SAM protein yields the protein MDIITNIQEGIIFSIEEFAVNDGPGIRTTIFLKGCPLRCAWCHNPEGLSPQPQYMIKKNERVLCGYKISADKLADQVLRNKEIYTLNKGGITLTGGEPLFQANFVIDFLRRIKPSIHTAIETSGYASPDTFQKVLPWLDLVLFDIKHMDSEEHRKYVGVDNKTIQKNLRHLCSSGKDFIIRIPLIPGVNDSKENMLAILNVIKDSKSLQRVEILRYNKIAGAKYPMIGQEYQPPFDQTAIPNVYDVFTENNIKTIVL from the coding sequence ATGGATATAATAACTAACATACAAGAAGGGATTATCTTCAGCATTGAAGAGTTTGCAGTCAACGACGGTCCTGGAATCCGAACTACCATATTTCTAAAAGGATGTCCCCTAAGATGTGCATGGTGTCATAATCCGGAAGGTCTTTCACCGCAACCTCAATATATGATAAAGAAGAATGAGCGGGTACTATGCGGTTATAAGATATCTGCTGATAAGCTTGCAGATCAGGTACTAAGGAATAAAGAAATATACACTTTAAATAAAGGAGGAATAACTTTAACAGGAGGAGAACCGCTATTCCAAGCCAACTTTGTAATCGATTTTCTACGCAGAATAAAACCAAGTATTCATACAGCAATTGAAACAAGCGGCTATGCTTCACCCGATACTTTTCAAAAAGTATTACCATGGCTTGACTTAGTACTTTTCGACATAAAACACATGGATTCGGAAGAACATAGAAAGTACGTTGGAGTCGACAATAAAACAATACAAAAAAATCTGAGACATCTATGCTCATCTGGAAAAGATTTTATCATCCGAATCCCGTTAATTCCAGGAGTAAACGATTCTAAAGAAAACATGTTGGCTATCCTGAACGTGATAAAAGACTCCAAATCCTTACAAAGAGTAGAAATATTACGTTACAATAAAATTGCAGGAGCAAAATATCCAATGATCGGACAGGAATACCAACCACCATTTGATCAGACGGCTATACCCAATGTATATGACGTCTTTACAGAGAATAATATTAAAACAATAGTCTTATAA
- a CDS encoding SusC/RagA family TonB-linked outer membrane protein: MEIFCTSSSSVLRRIHNEKKQLAKLILIAPFLFGTSAYAIDSNGLNATNTTITQQKSRTITGTVVDKDGEPIIGANIIVKGTSNGTITDINGAYTLEVPDNAVIQISYIGYLSQEIPVKGQNSIKIHLIEDTQSLDEVVVVGYGTQKKGEVASAISSVKSDNFVKVPTTDAAQLIRGQVAGLNVVTPDANPVGGSQITLRGAGTLISSATPLVLIDGVPGDLNTVSPDAIEQIDILKDGSAAAIYGTRGTNGVILITTKSARGEMPTEVDVNAYVATQQITKKLPFFDAAGYRQLVEQGKAGAQDEGASTDWLDEVMQTPLTQIYNITLRGGSKNTNYVASFEYRGIEGIMKRTKNQMYYPRVEITHRMFNDKLKLNANLSGYKQTYFAGSDDDNGFNKEVYRNAITYNPTTPVRDAEGNWSESPAKTDYLNPVALVEEVEGENQAMNLRMHASASFTPIEGLEIKYLVSSNNYYQTRGYYETTKHIASYKNGRTGFASRGTKRKVDDMSELTASYRKTLKDHTFNILAGYSWMRTNWQFYWMQNFNFPSDDYTFNGMGTGQALKDGRANEFSEQKENKLIGYFGRFNYSYKGKYMFAASIRHEGSSKFGANHKWGNFPSVSGAWSIKDESFLEDSKLISQLKVRAGYGITGTEPGDPYMSLNTLDFGTYVYYNGGFIKTTRPGSNPNPDLRWEKKKETNVGLDFGFLQDRITGSVDYYNRKTEDLLWNYSVPTPPFLYNSMTANGGSIRNTGVEVSVTVVPVQTRDWQWITSMNYSTNKSKLLSLSSDQYVSNDYSDQGWLPEPMQMASHRIQVGEPIGNFYGYKSIDIDENGHWIIEGADGKPKPIEEQVPEDKKIIGNGLPKHFLNWNNTVRYKNFDFTVTMRGAFGFDILNSAKLQFGSPIMLTRGNIFNTAYDKVYGKVPLADDQGLQYVSYYVEKGDYWKIDNLTLGYTFNFNKWLKSLRVYGTISNLATITGYSGIDPEVGIGGLTPGIDDKSRYPAARTYTLGVSVKF, encoded by the coding sequence ATGGAAATATTTTGTACAAGTAGTTCTTCCGTTCTTAGGAGGATACATAATGAAAAGAAACAATTAGCAAAACTTATTTTAATTGCTCCCTTCCTTTTTGGTACAAGTGCATATGCAATAGATAGCAATGGGCTAAATGCAACAAACACAACTATTACCCAACAGAAATCTCGTACAATCACAGGTACGGTAGTTGATAAGGATGGTGAACCGATTATTGGCGCCAATATTATTGTAAAAGGTACATCTAATGGTACTATTACAGATATAAATGGTGCATATACCCTTGAAGTACCCGACAATGCTGTTATTCAGATTTCATATATTGGTTATCTGAGTCAGGAAATACCTGTAAAAGGTCAGAATTCAATCAAAATTCATTTGATTGAAGATACACAAAGTTTGGATGAGGTAGTAGTTGTTGGTTATGGTACGCAGAAAAAAGGTGAAGTTGCCAGTGCAATTTCCAGTGTTAAGTCTGATAATTTCGTAAAAGTACCTACAACAGATGCTGCACAATTGATTCGTGGTCAGGTGGCCGGCTTAAATGTCGTTACTCCTGATGCTAATCCGGTTGGTGGATCACAAATTACTTTACGTGGTGCCGGAACATTGATCTCTTCCGCTACTCCATTGGTATTGATTGATGGTGTTCCTGGCGATTTGAATACAGTTTCTCCGGATGCTATCGAACAAATCGATATTTTGAAAGATGGTTCTGCCGCTGCTATTTATGGTACCCGCGGTACGAATGGTGTGATTTTGATTACTACAAAAAGCGCAAGAGGTGAAATGCCGACTGAGGTAGATGTAAACGCTTATGTAGCCACACAACAGATCACTAAAAAATTGCCTTTCTTTGATGCGGCTGGATACCGTCAGTTGGTGGAGCAAGGTAAAGCTGGGGCACAGGATGAAGGTGCAAGTACAGACTGGTTGGACGAAGTAATGCAAACACCGTTAACCCAGATATATAATATAACATTGCGTGGTGGTAGCAAAAATACTAATTATGTTGCTAGCTTTGAATATCGTGGAATAGAAGGTATCATGAAACGTACAAAGAATCAGATGTACTATCCACGTGTAGAGATTACTCACCGTATGTTTAATGATAAATTGAAGCTGAACGCTAACCTGAGCGGATATAAGCAAACTTATTTTGCCGGTTCAGATGACGATAATGGTTTCAATAAAGAAGTATATCGGAATGCAATTACCTATAATCCGACTACGCCCGTAAGAGATGCTGAAGGTAACTGGTCTGAAAGTCCTGCTAAAACAGATTATTTGAATCCGGTTGCATTAGTAGAAGAAGTAGAAGGTGAAAATCAAGCCATGAATCTTCGTATGCATGCTTCTGCGTCTTTTACTCCAATTGAAGGATTAGAAATTAAATACTTGGTTTCTTCTAATAATTACTACCAGACTCGCGGCTATTACGAAACAACCAAACACATCGCTTCCTATAAAAACGGTAGAACGGGTTTTGCTTCGAGAGGTACGAAACGCAAAGTCGATGATATGTCTGAGTTGACGGCATCGTACAGGAAGACATTGAAAGATCATACATTCAATATCTTGGCTGGTTATAGCTGGATGCGTACAAACTGGCAATTTTATTGGATGCAGAATTTCAACTTCCCGTCAGATGATTATACTTTCAATGGAATGGGCACCGGACAAGCACTGAAAGATGGCCGTGCCAATGAATTCTCCGAACAGAAAGAAAACAAGTTGATTGGTTACTTCGGCCGTTTTAACTATAGCTATAAAGGAAAGTACATGTTTGCGGCAAGTATCCGTCACGAAGGCTCTTCCAAATTCGGTGCTAATCATAAATGGGGTAACTTCCCTTCTGTATCGGGTGCTTGGAGTATTAAGGATGAGTCTTTCTTGGAGGATTCTAAGTTGATTAGCCAATTGAAAGTACGTGCTGGTTACGGTATTACGGGTACGGAACCGGGTGATCCTTATATGTCACTGAATACGTTGGATTTTGGTACTTATGTATATTATAATGGAGGATTTATCAAGACTACACGTCCCGGCTCTAATCCGAATCCAGATTTACGATGGGAGAAGAAAAAAGAGACGAACGTTGGTTTGGATTTCGGATTCCTTCAAGATCGTATCACTGGTTCGGTAGATTACTACAATCGTAAAACGGAAGATCTTCTGTGGAACTATAGCGTACCGACACCTCCGTTCTTGTATAATAGCATGACTGCCAATGGTGGCTCTATACGTAATACCGGTGTTGAAGTTTCTGTAACAGTTGTTCCTGTACAAACAAGAGACTGGCAGTGGATCACTTCCATGAACTACTCAACCAATAAGAGCAAATTGTTGTCTTTGTCAAGCGATCAGTACGTATCAAACGATTATTCGGATCAAGGATGGTTGCCGGAGCCGATGCAGATGGCCAGCCACCGTATTCAAGTCGGTGAGCCTATCGGTAACTTCTATGGATATAAGAGTATAGATATTGATGAGAATGGTCACTGGATTATCGAAGGCGCGGATGGTAAACCAAAACCAATCGAAGAACAGGTGCCCGAAGATAAAAAAATAATAGGTAACGGTCTGCCTAAACATTTCTTAAACTGGAATAATACGGTTCGTTATAAAAACTTTGATTTTACTGTCACTATGCGTGGAGCATTCGGCTTTGATATCTTGAATTCTGCAAAATTGCAGTTTGGTTCTCCGATCATGTTGACTCGCGGTAATATCTTCAATACTGCCTATGATAAAGTATATGGTAAGGTACCTTTGGCTGACGATCAAGGTTTGCAGTATGTTAGTTATTATGTAGAGAAAGGCGATTATTGGAAGATAGATAACCTTACATTGGGTTATACTTTCAATTTCAACAAATGGTTGAAGAGTCTGCGAGTTTACGGAACGATTTCGAACCTGGCTACTATTACAGGCTATTCCGGTATCGATCCTGAAGTAGGTATCGGTGGTTTGACACCTGGTATTGACGATAAGAGCCGTTATCCGGCAGCCAGAACGTATACATTAGGAGTATCTGTTAAATTTTAA
- a CDS encoding RagB/SusD family nutrient uptake outer membrane protein has protein sequence MKAYIKIAVAAFLMGSTISCSNDLDEKVYSLVTEGTYNFTTEDFHPTVASVYSYFRFIGHDNYWGTQELTTDGIVNPPNSSGWDDGGTYRMLHYHKWTSEQNHVRVMWDKFYQGVILCNTVIDQIESGLLPAPSDAEKKAGLAELRAVRAYYNWLICDNFGDAPLIKTRTSELPEKSSRREIYQFIVDELTAIIPDLDEEQGGKMYGRMNKWAGMTLLANVYLNAKVYIGEEHWQDCLNVCNEIIKDSPCDLSDNYRDSFLASGTENSKEILFTIPFDKTLAGGQSIHMFSWHGELQKKFKLEATPWGSGSSMALTQFIDTYDEKDTRLGDTWLMGDQITPEGELLLCTYDKKGEPLSYIKEVKDGHYTNETDGYRMYKFEVEPGTPGSSNTDFPLHRYSEILLMKAECLLRLGQPGAGALVTEVRKRNFKGNPERATVTDDELKQNSSYQYGTVENYVNKHDGDQSPIQFGRLLDELGWEFVWEMHRRRDMIRFGIFTKKNWLSHDAAGEGDYRTVFPIPEAALTSNPKLTQNPDYLSNN, from the coding sequence ATGAAAGCATATATTAAAATAGCTGTCGCTGCATTTTTGATGGGTTCAACCATAAGCTGCAGCAATGATCTGGACGAGAAAGTTTATTCTCTTGTAACGGAAGGTACTTATAATTTTACTACGGAAGATTTTCATCCGACAGTAGCCAGCGTATATAGTTATTTCCGTTTTATCGGTCACGATAATTATTGGGGAACCCAGGAATTGACGACGGATGGAATCGTGAATCCGCCTAACTCATCAGGTTGGGATGATGGTGGTACTTATCGTATGTTGCATTATCACAAATGGACATCTGAGCAGAATCATGTGAGAGTAATGTGGGATAAATTCTATCAAGGGGTGATATTATGTAACACGGTGATCGATCAAATCGAATCAGGGCTATTGCCAGCTCCTTCAGATGCTGAAAAGAAGGCAGGCCTGGCTGAACTTAGAGCTGTCAGAGCTTATTATAACTGGCTGATATGCGATAATTTCGGTGATGCGCCATTGATTAAAACGAGGACTTCGGAGCTTCCGGAGAAAAGTTCGAGAAGAGAAATATACCAGTTTATTGTTGATGAACTGACCGCAATTATTCCAGACCTGGACGAAGAACAAGGAGGCAAGATGTACGGCCGTATGAATAAATGGGCCGGTATGACCTTATTGGCCAATGTCTATCTGAATGCTAAAGTATATATAGGTGAAGAGCATTGGCAAGACTGTCTGAATGTTTGCAACGAAATCATTAAAGATAGCCCTTGCGACTTATCCGATAATTATCGCGATTCTTTCCTTGCTTCCGGAACTGAAAACTCTAAAGAGATCCTGTTTACGATTCCGTTCGACAAAACTTTGGCAGGCGGACAATCCATTCATATGTTCTCATGGCATGGTGAACTTCAAAAGAAGTTTAAGTTGGAAGCTACTCCTTGGGGTAGTGGATCGTCTATGGCTCTGACTCAGTTTATCGATACTTATGATGAGAAAGATACCCGTTTAGGAGATACCTGGTTGATGGGGGATCAAATAACTCCTGAAGGAGAGCTTTTGCTATGTACTTATGATAAAAAGGGTGAACCTCTTTCATATATTAAGGAAGTAAAAGACGGTCATTATACTAACGAGACCGATGGTTACCGTATGTATAAATTTGAAGTAGAACCGGGAACTCCGGGTTCTTCAAACACAGACTTTCCTTTGCACCGTTATTCGGAAATTCTATTAATGAAAGCTGAATGCCTTTTGAGACTCGGACAACCTGGTGCAGGTGCTTTGGTAACTGAAGTACGTAAGCGTAACTTCAAAGGAAATCCTGAGAGAGCTACTGTTACGGATGATGAATTGAAACAGAATAGTAGTTACCAATATGGAACTGTTGAGAACTATGTCAATAAGCATGATGGTGACCAAAGTCCGATTCAGTTTGGTCGTTTGTTGGATGAACTGGGTTGGGAATTTGTATGGGAAATGCATCGCAGAAGGGATATGATTCGTTTTGGAATCTTTACGAAGAAGAATTGGTTATCTCACGATGCTGCAGGTGAAGGAGATTATAGAACAGTATTCCCTATACCTGAAGCTGCATTGACATCCAATCCGAAGTTGACCCAGAATCCGGATTATTTAAGTAATAACTAA